Proteins from a genomic interval of Ciona intestinalis chromosome 9, KH, whole genome shotgun sequence:
- the LOC100183045 gene encoding uncharacterized protein LOC100183045 isoform X2 produces the protein MKIVELYQRPSTKSLPVRIQIQHYALNGGVGRQDRKVSLNSIPEIKLQPHTSGARKRSHRNKMKIEQVNRHEETSYMLDEETNRAILQSIVAKDEISKYLSPLRFMEINTWRKEVPYGLNHESDNDRRKWRTPLEILSSVTGEASLTRSPSPPSGRSSTKPNEDKTKTKASAPVTHDTSAHSRNERSNIFTQYTSVGNDYLDGSTVGAKPQTKSRQGRPGYLETGHKYVTRPMTSPERHPILTKINSERLVATRQTSDPLPSDIGNQHSSNRPYSRDVATPNIYNRTPVTSSSNKNHSSQPSWQTNFKQFGRTIDSAQMSARPRIRSGSELHRPRSGFESRIGGNPERSVPPINPHPPGLRRHNSDVTQSDPNIAYVPISPKRAPHYRRDPINTKVKNYYAARIAANDVIMTSPSHSTPPLHIPVPENSKRKLKYYNTTYRPSSQPGKFSNGITPRIVYANDVIARADAETKMTSSVITSQHSPWVTQALPHLSGATEHNMSPAERDGYYVRKPSKTVSFRLENGESNPRVSNNQNSNDNVSMVVVNMDGQYNQLPSNRGNSLAALNRPVVSPRSSLNIRESSTGFTQAGSVPTITVRQ, from the exons ATGAAAATAGTGGAATTGTACCAACGCCCGTCTACCAAGTCATTGCCGGTTCGAATCCAAATCCAGCATTATGCTTTGAACGGTGGGGTTGGGAGGCAGGATAGAAAAGTTTCATTGAATTCGATTCCTGAAATAAAACTGCAACCTCATACTTCAg GTGCAAGGAAACGCAGTCACcgaaacaaaatgaaaatcgAACAAGTGAACAGACACGAGGAGACATCGTACATGCTTGATGAGGAA ACGAACCGAGCGATCCTGCAGAGCATTGTGGCGAAAGAtgaaatatctaaatatctcaGTCCGCTCAGGTTCATGGAGATAAATACTTGGAGGAA AGAGGTTCCGTATGGGTTAAACCACGAAAGTGACAACGATCGTCGCAAATGGCGAACTCCCCTTGAAATACTTTCCTCAGTGACTGGAGAAGCTTCATTAACTCGCTCACCTTCCCCACCTAGCGGTAGGAGTTCGACCAAACCAAACGAGGACAAAACCAAAACGAAA GCTTCGGCACCAGTTACTCATGACACTTCTGCGCATTCAAGGAATGAAAGAAGTAACATATTCACCCAATACACCAGTGTTGGGAACGA TTATCTAGACGGTAGCACCGTTGGCGCAAAACCTCAAACTAAATCACGCCAAGGTCGCCCCGGGTATTTAGAGACTGGGCACAAATACGTCACGAGgcctatgacgtcaccagaACGTCATCCCATCCTCACCAAGATAAACAGCGAGAGGTTGGTTGCTACAAGGCAGACATCAGATCCACTGCCTAGTGATATCGGAAACCAACATAGTAGCAACAG ACCATACAGCCGTGATGTTGCAACACCTAACATATACAACCGAACACCCGTAACATCATCTTCCAATAAAAATCATTCCTCTCAACCCTCTTGGCAAACCAACTTCAAACAATTCGGTAGAACAATTGATTCGGCGCAAATGTCCGCTCGGCCGCGTATTAGAAGCGGCAGCGAACTACACCGACCACGATCGGGATTTGAAAGCAGAATCGGCGGGAATCCAGAGCGCAGCGTCCCGCCGATTAATCCCCACCCACCTGGTCTTAGGCGACATAACTCTGACGTTACCCAATCTGATCCAAATATCGCTTACGTGCCCATTTCCCCGAAGCGTGCCCCCCACTACCGACGGGACCCCATCAACACCAAAGTGAAAAACTATTACGCTGCTAGAATTGCTGCCAATGacgtaattatgacgtcaccaagCCACAGTACACCCCCACTCCACATACCCGTCCCAGAAAACAGTAAAAGGAAACTTAAATACTACAACACTACTTACAG ACCGTCTTCCCAACCAGGAAAGTTTTCCAACGGTATAACACCTAGGATTGTGTacgctaatgacgtcatcgcacGGGCGGATGCTGAGaccaaaatgacgtcatcagttattacgtcacagcaCTCCCCATGGGTGACACAAGCCCTCCCCCATCTATCAGGGGCAACAGAACACAATATGTCTCCTGCTGAACGCGATGGTTATTACGTGAG AAAACCAAGTAAAACTGTGAGCTTCCGACTCGAAAACGGTGAAAGCAACCCACGAGTCTCCAATAACCAGAATAGCAACGATAACGTGTCAATGGTAGTGGTGAATATGGATGGGCAGTACAACCAACTTCCAAGTAATCGTGGCAATAGTTTGGCTGCATTGAATAGACCAGTAGTGTCACCCCGGTCTTCATTGAACATTCGGGAAAGTTCCACAGGTTTTACTCAAGCGGGGTCCGTGCCCACTATAACAGTAAGACAGTAG
- the LOC100183045 gene encoding uncharacterized protein LOC100183045 isoform X1: MKIVELYQRPSTKSLPVRIQIQHYALNGGVGRQDRKVSLNSIPEIKLQPHTSGARKRSHRNKMKIEQVNRHEETSYMLDEETNRAILQSIVAKDEISKYLSPLRFMEINTWRKEVPYGLNHESDNDRRKWRTPLEILSSVTGEASLTRSPSPPSGRSSTKPNEDKTKTKASAPVTHDTSAHSRNERSNIFTQYTSVGNDYLDGSTVGAKPQTKSRQGRPGYLETGHKYVTRPMTSPERHPILTKINSERLVATRQTSDPLPSDIGNQHSSNRPYSRDVATPNIYNRTPVTSSSNKNHSSQPSWQTNFKQFGRTIDSAQMSARPRIRSGSELHRPRSGFESRIGGNPERSVPPINPHPPGLRRHNSDVTQSDPNIAYVPISPKRAPHYRRDPINTKVKNYYAARIAANDVIMTSPSHSTPPLHIPVPENSKRKLKYYNTTYRPSSQPGKFSNGITPRIVYANDVIARADAETKMTSSVITSQHSPWVTQALPHLSGATEHNMSPAERDGYYVSRKPSKTVSFRLENGESNPRVSNNQNSNDNVSMVVVNMDGQYNQLPSNRGNSLAALNRPVVSPRSSLNIRESSTGFTQAGSVPTITVRQ, translated from the exons ATGAAAATAGTGGAATTGTACCAACGCCCGTCTACCAAGTCATTGCCGGTTCGAATCCAAATCCAGCATTATGCTTTGAACGGTGGGGTTGGGAGGCAGGATAGAAAAGTTTCATTGAATTCGATTCCTGAAATAAAACTGCAACCTCATACTTCAg GTGCAAGGAAACGCAGTCACcgaaacaaaatgaaaatcgAACAAGTGAACAGACACGAGGAGACATCGTACATGCTTGATGAGGAA ACGAACCGAGCGATCCTGCAGAGCATTGTGGCGAAAGAtgaaatatctaaatatctcaGTCCGCTCAGGTTCATGGAGATAAATACTTGGAGGAA AGAGGTTCCGTATGGGTTAAACCACGAAAGTGACAACGATCGTCGCAAATGGCGAACTCCCCTTGAAATACTTTCCTCAGTGACTGGAGAAGCTTCATTAACTCGCTCACCTTCCCCACCTAGCGGTAGGAGTTCGACCAAACCAAACGAGGACAAAACCAAAACGAAA GCTTCGGCACCAGTTACTCATGACACTTCTGCGCATTCAAGGAATGAAAGAAGTAACATATTCACCCAATACACCAGTGTTGGGAACGA TTATCTAGACGGTAGCACCGTTGGCGCAAAACCTCAAACTAAATCACGCCAAGGTCGCCCCGGGTATTTAGAGACTGGGCACAAATACGTCACGAGgcctatgacgtcaccagaACGTCATCCCATCCTCACCAAGATAAACAGCGAGAGGTTGGTTGCTACAAGGCAGACATCAGATCCACTGCCTAGTGATATCGGAAACCAACATAGTAGCAACAG ACCATACAGCCGTGATGTTGCAACACCTAACATATACAACCGAACACCCGTAACATCATCTTCCAATAAAAATCATTCCTCTCAACCCTCTTGGCAAACCAACTTCAAACAATTCGGTAGAACAATTGATTCGGCGCAAATGTCCGCTCGGCCGCGTATTAGAAGCGGCAGCGAACTACACCGACCACGATCGGGATTTGAAAGCAGAATCGGCGGGAATCCAGAGCGCAGCGTCCCGCCGATTAATCCCCACCCACCTGGTCTTAGGCGACATAACTCTGACGTTACCCAATCTGATCCAAATATCGCTTACGTGCCCATTTCCCCGAAGCGTGCCCCCCACTACCGACGGGACCCCATCAACACCAAAGTGAAAAACTATTACGCTGCTAGAATTGCTGCCAATGacgtaattatgacgtcaccaagCCACAGTACACCCCCACTCCACATACCCGTCCCAGAAAACAGTAAAAGGAAACTTAAATACTACAACACTACTTACAG ACCGTCTTCCCAACCAGGAAAGTTTTCCAACGGTATAACACCTAGGATTGTGTacgctaatgacgtcatcgcacGGGCGGATGCTGAGaccaaaatgacgtcatcagttattacgtcacagcaCTCCCCATGGGTGACACAAGCCCTCCCCCATCTATCAGGGGCAACAGAACACAATATGTCTCCTGCTGAACGCGATGGTTATTACGTGAG caGAAAACCAAGTAAAACTGTGAGCTTCCGACTCGAAAACGGTGAAAGCAACCCACGAGTCTCCAATAACCAGAATAGCAACGATAACGTGTCAATGGTAGTGGTGAATATGGATGGGCAGTACAACCAACTTCCAAGTAATCGTGGCAATAGTTTGGCTGCATTGAATAGACCAGTAGTGTCACCCCGGTCTTCATTGAACATTCGGGAAAGTTCCACAGGTTTTACTCAAGCGGGGTCCGTGCCCACTATAACAGTAAGACAGTAG
- the LOC100183045 gene encoding uncharacterized protein LOC100183045 isoform X3: protein MKIEQVNRHEETSYMLDEETNRAILQSIVAKDEISKYLSPLRFMEINTWRKEVPYGLNHESDNDRRKWRTPLEILSSVTGEASLTRSPSPPSGRSSTKPNEDKTKTKASAPVTHDTSAHSRNERSNIFTQYTSVGNDYLDGSTVGAKPQTKSRQGRPGYLETGHKYVTRPMTSPERHPILTKINSERLVATRQTSDPLPSDIGNQHSSNRPYSRDVATPNIYNRTPVTSSSNKNHSSQPSWQTNFKQFGRTIDSAQMSARPRIRSGSELHRPRSGFESRIGGNPERSVPPINPHPPGLRRHNSDVTQSDPNIAYVPISPKRAPHYRRDPINTKVKNYYAARIAANDVIMTSPSHSTPPLHIPVPENSKRKLKYYNTTYRPSSQPGKFSNGITPRIVYANDVIARADAETKMTSSVITSQHSPWVTQALPHLSGATEHNMSPAERDGYYVSRKPSKTVSFRLENGESNPRVSNNQNSNDNVSMVVVNMDGQYNQLPSNRGNSLAALNRPVVSPRSSLNIRESSTGFTQAGSVPTITVRQ from the exons atgaaaatcgAACAAGTGAACAGACACGAGGAGACATCGTACATGCTTGATGAGGAA ACGAACCGAGCGATCCTGCAGAGCATTGTGGCGAAAGAtgaaatatctaaatatctcaGTCCGCTCAGGTTCATGGAGATAAATACTTGGAGGAA AGAGGTTCCGTATGGGTTAAACCACGAAAGTGACAACGATCGTCGCAAATGGCGAACTCCCCTTGAAATACTTTCCTCAGTGACTGGAGAAGCTTCATTAACTCGCTCACCTTCCCCACCTAGCGGTAGGAGTTCGACCAAACCAAACGAGGACAAAACCAAAACGAAA GCTTCGGCACCAGTTACTCATGACACTTCTGCGCATTCAAGGAATGAAAGAAGTAACATATTCACCCAATACACCAGTGTTGGGAACGA TTATCTAGACGGTAGCACCGTTGGCGCAAAACCTCAAACTAAATCACGCCAAGGTCGCCCCGGGTATTTAGAGACTGGGCACAAATACGTCACGAGgcctatgacgtcaccagaACGTCATCCCATCCTCACCAAGATAAACAGCGAGAGGTTGGTTGCTACAAGGCAGACATCAGATCCACTGCCTAGTGATATCGGAAACCAACATAGTAGCAACAG ACCATACAGCCGTGATGTTGCAACACCTAACATATACAACCGAACACCCGTAACATCATCTTCCAATAAAAATCATTCCTCTCAACCCTCTTGGCAAACCAACTTCAAACAATTCGGTAGAACAATTGATTCGGCGCAAATGTCCGCTCGGCCGCGTATTAGAAGCGGCAGCGAACTACACCGACCACGATCGGGATTTGAAAGCAGAATCGGCGGGAATCCAGAGCGCAGCGTCCCGCCGATTAATCCCCACCCACCTGGTCTTAGGCGACATAACTCTGACGTTACCCAATCTGATCCAAATATCGCTTACGTGCCCATTTCCCCGAAGCGTGCCCCCCACTACCGACGGGACCCCATCAACACCAAAGTGAAAAACTATTACGCTGCTAGAATTGCTGCCAATGacgtaattatgacgtcaccaagCCACAGTACACCCCCACTCCACATACCCGTCCCAGAAAACAGTAAAAGGAAACTTAAATACTACAACACTACTTACAG ACCGTCTTCCCAACCAGGAAAGTTTTCCAACGGTATAACACCTAGGATTGTGTacgctaatgacgtcatcgcacGGGCGGATGCTGAGaccaaaatgacgtcatcagttattacgtcacagcaCTCCCCATGGGTGACACAAGCCCTCCCCCATCTATCAGGGGCAACAGAACACAATATGTCTCCTGCTGAACGCGATGGTTATTACGTGAG caGAAAACCAAGTAAAACTGTGAGCTTCCGACTCGAAAACGGTGAAAGCAACCCACGAGTCTCCAATAACCAGAATAGCAACGATAACGTGTCAATGGTAGTGGTGAATATGGATGGGCAGTACAACCAACTTCCAAGTAATCGTGGCAATAGTTTGGCTGCATTGAATAGACCAGTAGTGTCACCCCGGTCTTCATTGAACATTCGGGAAAGTTCCACAGGTTTTACTCAAGCGGGGTCCGTGCCCACTATAACAGTAAGACAGTAG